From Meles meles chromosome 5, mMelMel3.1 paternal haplotype, whole genome shotgun sequence, one genomic window encodes:
- the LOC123942353 gene encoding histone H1.3 codes for MSETAPAAPAAPAPAEKTPVKKKAKKTGVAAAKRKASGPPVSELITKAVAASKERSGVSLAALKKALAAAGYDVEKNNSRIKLGLKSLVSKGTLVQTKGTGASGSFKLNKKAASGEAKPKAKKAGAAKPKKAAGAAKKPKKAAGASAPKKSAKKTPKKAKKPAAAAVAKKVAKSPKKAKAAKPKKAAKSPAKAKAPKPKAAKPKTAKPKATKGKKAAPKKK; via the coding sequence ATGTCGGAGACCGCGCCAGCCGCTCCTGCTGCTCCCGCACCTGCAGAGAAAACACCTGTTAAGAAGAAGGCGAAGAAAACGGGTGTTGCTGCCGCCAAGCGCAAGGCGTCCGGGCCCCCGGTGTCCGAGCTCATCACCAAGGCCGTCGCCGCGTCCAAGGAGCGCAGCGGCGTGTCCCTGGCGGCGCTCAAGAAGGCGCTGGCGGCCGCCGGCTACGACGTGGAGAAGAACAACAGCCGCATCAAGCTGGGCCTCAAGAGCCTGGTGAGCAAGGGCACCCTGGTGCAGACCAAGGGCACCGGCGCCTCGGGCTCCTTCAAGCTCAACAAGAAGGCGGCCTCCGGCGAGGCCAAGCCTAAGGCCAAGAAGGCGGGCGCGGCCAAGCCCAAGAAGGCAGCCGGGGCGGCCAAGAAGCCTAAGAAGGCCGCGGGGGCCAGCGCCCCCAAGAAGAGCGCCAAGAAGACCCCCAAGAAGGCGAAGAAGCCCGCGGCGGCGGCTGTCGCCAAGAAAGTGGCCAAGAGTCCGAAGAAGGCCAAGGCGGCCAAGCCCAAAAAGGCGGCCAAGAGCCCAGCCAAGGCCAAAGCCCCGAAGCCCAAGGCGGCCAAGCCTAAGACAGCCAAGCCCAAAGCTACAAAGGGAAAGAAGGCGGCGCctaagaagaagtaa
- the LOC123942379 gene encoding histone H2A type 1-B-like: protein MSGRGKQGGKARAKAKTRSSRAGLQFPVGRVHRLLRKGNYSERVGAGAPVYLAAVLEYLTAEILELAGNAARDNKKTRIIPRHLQLAIRNDEELNKLLGRVTIAQGGVLPNIQAVLLPKTESHHKAKGK, encoded by the coding sequence atgtCCGGTCGCGGGAAGCAGGGCGGCAAGGCGCGCGCCAAGGCCAAGACGCGCTCGTCGCGGGCGGGTCTGCAGTTCCCGGTGGGCCGCGTGCACCGCCTGCTCCGCAAGGGCAACTACTCGGAGCGGGTCGGGGCCGGCGCGCCCGTGTACCTGGCGGCCGTGCTCGAGTACCTGACGGCCGAGATCCTGGAGCTGGCGGGCAACGCGGCGCGCGACAACAAGAAGACGCGCATCATCCCGCGCCACCTGCAGCTGGCCATCCGCAACGACGAGGAGCTCAACAAGCTGCTGGGCCGCGTCACCATCGCGCAGGGCGGCGTGCTGCCCAACATCCAGGCCGTGCTGCTGCCCAAGACCGAGAGCCACCACAAGGCCAAGGGCAAGTGA